In the Sarcophilus harrisii chromosome 3, mSarHar1.11, whole genome shotgun sequence genome, one interval contains:
- the LOC100929908 gene encoding ICOS ligand isoform X1 → MTLKSIGFFLFLLGCLRAAEVTIDPLFLDTESTVMEEIYGMVGGDVDLSCISPGKKHFDLNKISVYWQTKNEPLKTINAYIPGDDTSQYIDSKYQNRTSLKLEKMERGDFSLHLSNITIKDELELECIVVNKSSTDPLFRSTVNLHVAANYSIPVVEAPKKTNDTEVTFTCTSHNGFPKPKIYWVNKTDNSLLNQSLQNDTFTINEKGLYSVSSVLKIAWTPNIRVECCIENVNLQQNLTVQSSFLLSPDGSTDHRIITTTPNQSIPSGKTSIITFFIIFGIVLVILLMAVISFRKLRKNKHHYGDYRGPQGNRQMAETTDYI, encoded by the exons tattgGATTCTTCTTATTCCTTCTTGGTTGTCTGAGAGCTG cTGAAGTAACAATTGACCCACTGTTCTTGGACACAGAGTCAA CTGTAATGGAAGAAATATATGGTATGGTTGGAGGCGATGTTGATCTAAGTTGCATCAGTcctggaaaaaaacattttgatttaaataaaataagtgtttattggCAAACGAAAAATGAACCACTCAAAACTATTAATGCCTATATTCCTGGAGATGATACCTCTCAATATATTGATTCTAAGTATCAGAACAGAACATCATTGAAacttgaaaaaatggaaagaggcgATTTTTCTCTACATTTGTCTAACATCACCATAAAAGATGAACTGGAATTGGAATGCATTGTTGTAAACAAATCTAGTACTGACCCTCTTTTCAGATCTACAGTTAATCTTCATGTGGCAG cAAACTATAGCATTCCAGTAGTAGAAGCtccaaagaagaccaatgatacAGAAGTTACTTTTACCTGCACTTCCCACAATGGTTTTCCAAAGCCAAAGATTTACTGGGTAAACAAAACAGATAATAGTTTGCTTAATCAAAGCCTACAAAATGATACCTTCACCATCAATGAGAAAGGCTTGTACAGTGTCTCCAGTGTGCTGAAGATTGCTTGGACTCCTAACATCAGAGTTGAATGCTGTATAGAAAATGTGAACCTACAGCAAAACCTAACAGTTCAGTCAA gctttctcctttctccagacGGAAGCACAGATCATCGTATAATCACCACTACCCCAAATCAGTCTATACCATCTGGGAAAACATCAATTAttaccttttttattatatttggaaTTGTACTTGTGATTCTTCTGATGGCTGTGATTTCATTTAGAAAGCTACGTAAGAACAAACATCATTATGGAGATTACAGAG
- the LOC100929908 gene encoding ICOS ligand isoform X2 — protein sequence MTLKSIGFFLFLLGCLRAAVMEEIYGMVGGDVDLSCISPGKKHFDLNKISVYWQTKNEPLKTINAYIPGDDTSQYIDSKYQNRTSLKLEKMERGDFSLHLSNITIKDELELECIVVNKSSTDPLFRSTVNLHVAANYSIPVVEAPKKTNDTEVTFTCTSHNGFPKPKIYWVNKTDNSLLNQSLQNDTFTINEKGLYSVSSVLKIAWTPNIRVECCIENVNLQQNLTVQSSFLLSPDGSTDHRIITTTPNQSIPSGKTSIITFFIIFGIVLVILLMAVISFRKLRKNKHHYGDYRGPQGNRQMAETTDYI from the exons tattgGATTCTTCTTATTCCTTCTTGGTTGTCTGAGAGCTG CTGTAATGGAAGAAATATATGGTATGGTTGGAGGCGATGTTGATCTAAGTTGCATCAGTcctggaaaaaaacattttgatttaaataaaataagtgtttattggCAAACGAAAAATGAACCACTCAAAACTATTAATGCCTATATTCCTGGAGATGATACCTCTCAATATATTGATTCTAAGTATCAGAACAGAACATCATTGAAacttgaaaaaatggaaagaggcgATTTTTCTCTACATTTGTCTAACATCACCATAAAAGATGAACTGGAATTGGAATGCATTGTTGTAAACAAATCTAGTACTGACCCTCTTTTCAGATCTACAGTTAATCTTCATGTGGCAG cAAACTATAGCATTCCAGTAGTAGAAGCtccaaagaagaccaatgatacAGAAGTTACTTTTACCTGCACTTCCCACAATGGTTTTCCAAAGCCAAAGATTTACTGGGTAAACAAAACAGATAATAGTTTGCTTAATCAAAGCCTACAAAATGATACCTTCACCATCAATGAGAAAGGCTTGTACAGTGTCTCCAGTGTGCTGAAGATTGCTTGGACTCCTAACATCAGAGTTGAATGCTGTATAGAAAATGTGAACCTACAGCAAAACCTAACAGTTCAGTCAA gctttctcctttctccagacGGAAGCACAGATCATCGTATAATCACCACTACCCCAAATCAGTCTATACCATCTGGGAAAACATCAATTAttaccttttttattatatttggaaTTGTACTTGTGATTCTTCTGATGGCTGTGATTTCATTTAGAAAGCTACGTAAGAACAAACATCATTATGGAGATTACAGAG
- the LOC100929908 gene encoding ICOS ligand isoform X3, whose translation MEEIYGMVGGDVDLSCISPGKKHFDLNKISVYWQTKNEPLKTINAYIPGDDTSQYIDSKYQNRTSLKLEKMERGDFSLHLSNITIKDELELECIVVNKSSTDPLFRSTVNLHVAANYSIPVVEAPKKTNDTEVTFTCTSHNGFPKPKIYWVNKTDNSLLNQSLQNDTFTINEKGLYSVSSVLKIAWTPNIRVECCIENVNLQQNLTVQSSFLLSPDGSTDHRIITTTPNQSIPSGKTSIITFFIIFGIVLVILLMAVISFRKLRKNKHHYGDYRGPQGNRQMAETTDYI comes from the exons ATGGAAGAAATATATGGTATGGTTGGAGGCGATGTTGATCTAAGTTGCATCAGTcctggaaaaaaacattttgatttaaataaaataagtgtttattggCAAACGAAAAATGAACCACTCAAAACTATTAATGCCTATATTCCTGGAGATGATACCTCTCAATATATTGATTCTAAGTATCAGAACAGAACATCATTGAAacttgaaaaaatggaaagaggcgATTTTTCTCTACATTTGTCTAACATCACCATAAAAGATGAACTGGAATTGGAATGCATTGTTGTAAACAAATCTAGTACTGACCCTCTTTTCAGATCTACAGTTAATCTTCATGTGGCAG cAAACTATAGCATTCCAGTAGTAGAAGCtccaaagaagaccaatgatacAGAAGTTACTTTTACCTGCACTTCCCACAATGGTTTTCCAAAGCCAAAGATTTACTGGGTAAACAAAACAGATAATAGTTTGCTTAATCAAAGCCTACAAAATGATACCTTCACCATCAATGAGAAAGGCTTGTACAGTGTCTCCAGTGTGCTGAAGATTGCTTGGACTCCTAACATCAGAGTTGAATGCTGTATAGAAAATGTGAACCTACAGCAAAACCTAACAGTTCAGTCAA gctttctcctttctccagacGGAAGCACAGATCATCGTATAATCACCACTACCCCAAATCAGTCTATACCATCTGGGAAAACATCAATTAttaccttttttattatatttggaaTTGTACTTGTGATTCTTCTGATGGCTGTGATTTCATTTAGAAAGCTACGTAAGAACAAACATCATTATGGAGATTACAGAG